CATCCGCGACACACGCAGAACGTGCTCGCCGACATGGAGCAGATCGTGCGCCTCGGGATACGGATGCTGAAGGTGCATCCGCCACACCAGTTGCTTTATCCCAACGACTACCTCAATGGCGTGACGGAGCTCGAGATCATCTATCGCGCGGCGGAGGCGAATGGGATCCCGGTGATGTTCCACACCGGGACGTCGATCTTTCCCGGCGCGCGCAATAAGTTCGGCGACCCGATCTACGTGGACGATGTGGCCGTCGATTTCCCCCAGTTGAAGATATTGCTGGCGCACGGAGGACGTCCGCTGTGGATGGAGACGGCATTCTTCCTGGTGCGGCGGCATCCGAACGTGTTTCTGGATATCTCAGGGATACCGCCGAAGAGCCTGCTGCGGTATTTCCCCCGTTTGGAAGAGATAGCCGCGAAGACATTGTTTGGGACGGATTGGCCGGGGCCGGGGATCCCGGACATCGAGCGGAACCTGGCGGACTTTCGCGGGTTGGCGATCAGTGATGCGGCGAAGGAGCAGATATTGTCGAAGACGGCTGCGTCTATTTGGCCGGAGTGAGGCTTCTGCCGCGACCGGGGTGCGGGTGCGGACGACGTCGTCAGGTCCCTCGTCCTCCTCGGGATGACCCCGCAAAGAGTTGAGGTTGCGATAGGGGTTCCTCGACTCGCGCTCACTGACGTTCGCGCTTCGCTCGGAATGACAATCAAGAGAAATGGGGCAGACGAGGGCGCCTGCCCCTACGTGTTTCTGTCGAGCGGCGGCGGGACGCCGCAGCTACAGCTGCGAGACGCCAGCTGCTACAGCCGGCGGGACGCCGGCGCTACAGCCGGCGAGACGCCGGCGCTACTTCTTCATGTCTTTCTTGGCGGCCGGTTTCTTCGCTGTTGCTGCGCCGCCGTGGTGGCCGGTGGAGAGTTCGTTGGCGAGGTCCGTCGCGGTGTAGACGTTGCGCAGGGCCTCCATGATGCCGCGCGAGTCGACGGAGACGGAGCGTCCGATCTGGTCCTCATACTGGAAGTTCCAGGGCAGGGACTGGATGTTGCCGTCGAAGATGATACCCACCACTTCGCCGGCGCGATTGACGACGGGCGATCCGGAGTTGCCGCCGATGATGTCTGGGGTGGAGACGGAGTTCAAGG
This Acidobacteriota bacterium DNA region includes the following protein-coding sequences:
- a CDS encoding amidohydrolase family protein, which encodes MITDCHVHIQPWKLFKPEALAAMKRKRADFDFVIRCCESPAVFLKHLDSIGVDRAMLINYVAPEVMGFTAEVNTFIAEYVKAAPKRLIPCGSVHPRHTQNVLADMEQIVRLGIRMLKVHPPHQLLYPNDYLNGVTELEIIYRAAEANGIPVMFHTGTSIFPGARNKFGDPIYVDDVAVDFPQLKILLAHGGRPLWMETAFFLVRRHPNVFLDISGIPPKSLLRYFPRLEEIAAKTLFGTDWPGPGIPDIERNLADFRGLAISDAAKEQILSKTAASIWPE